In the genome of Bordetella avium, the window CCAGAACAACCGCCTGCCTGGCCTATAGCTCGATCCAGGCCTGGGCACGCGGAAAGTAGAGCGCGGCGCGCGCTGGACGGCCGTCCAGCGCCGTGACTTGAGCGCAATACCGCTTGAGCTGCTCGGCGTGGCGCAAACGCATGCGCTGGGCGAAGTGTTCCGCGCCTTCGCCCGGCTGTGCCTGCCCGGTTTTGTAATCGACGATAAGCCAGCCGTCTTCGGTGCTGAGCGCCAGGTCGATGACCGATACCCTGCCCGTGGCATCGATCAGCGGCCACTCCCGGCGGGCCCGCGATTGGCTCAAAAGCCAGATGCCCGGCCCATCCGACAGCGTGGCCTGCAGGGTTTGCAACACAGCATCGGCAGCGTCATCCGCCTGGCTGTCGGGAATGCCCGCCCGCGTGAGCTGACGCCGCATCGCAGGCCGGTGCTCAGACAAACGCGCTGCATCCCAATACTGCCCCCCCTCTTCGCCGATGCGCGCCAGCCAGGCATGAGCCAGCGTGCCAATGGCGGCCTCATAGCCCGCCTCCAATTGCCAGGCCGGATGTTCGGCGTCAGCGAGGAAACCAGCCGCTGCGGCAGGCCACCCAGGACGGGCCGCCAATAGCGCGACCGTCGCATCATCCAGCCGCCTGAGCGGTTCGCCCTGCCAAAACGGCCCACTGGCCTGCGCCTGGGCTGGCGCTGCCTCGGGCGCCTCGCCCGCCTGCACATGGTTCCAAAGCCGGCCCAGCAGGCTGGAGGCCGCCGGTGCGCGCAGCCCTTTTTCGGCGTCGAAGACCAGATTGCCGATCAGGTGCAGGCGTTTGCGCGCGCGCGTGGCCGCCACGTAAAGCAGACGGTCGGTTTCATAAGCGGCGCGCCGGGCTTCGCGTGCGCCGAGATAGCGCGAAAGGGGATCGGCCTCGGCGTCAGCGCGGGCCTTGATCGGGCCCATGAGCACCCGCCCCAGGTTGTTCTCGAAACGCACTAGCGGCGCCTGATCACCGCGCGGCACCCGATGCAGGCCATACAGGATGACGCTGTCGAATTGCAGACCTTTGGATTTGTGCATGGTCATGATTTCGACAGCCCCCTGCTCGCCCTCCACATCCGGTGCGGCGAAAAGACGCGCTACGGCGGTATCCAGCACGGCGATGTCCAGGCCGCCATGCGGGGCCAGCCGCTCGACGAGCTGAAACAGGCTTTCCGCGTCGCTGGCCGCGCCCACACCGGCATACAAAGCGGCGCCGCCCAGCGCCTGCCAGACGCGTTGCAGCCAGGCCGCCAGCGGCAAGGCGCCGGAATCATTGCCTCGGTCGAGCAAGAGCGCCGCGACGCGGGACAGGCGGCGGTGCTCATCCTCAGCCAGAATGGCCGGCGCATCTGGGGCCAGCGCCAGACGCAACAACTCGGGAACGGGCGCCTGGTGATCCGCGCCAAACAGGCGTTGCAGGCTTTCCAGCGTAAGGCCGCACCAGGGTGCGCGCAGCACCGACAGCCAGGCCATACGGTCGGCCGGATGCGACAGCGCGCGCAGCAACTGGACCAGATCCGCGACAACCGGACGCAAGCGCAGAGGCACGAGTTCGACGGCACGGCTAGGAATCCCTTCCTGGGCCAGTCGGCGCGAAAGGCTGCCCAGATGGGCGCGGGCCCGTACCAGAATGGCGACAGGATGCGCGCTGCCCCGATGCTCGGCCAGCGCCTGCCGCGCCAGCGCCACGGCGATATCTTCGGCGGCTGCATCCCCCGAGGCCGGACCATCGGTGGCCCAGGCAGCATGAAAGCGCACCGCCTCGCCAGGCAGGACAGGATGGAAAGCCGCCGATGCACTGTAGCGAATGGCCCCGGCCGCCGCATCGTTCTCGGCAGGCAGCAAATCGGCGAAGCTGCGATTCACCCATTCGACCACACCGCCCTGAGAGCGGAAGTTATCGGTCAGCTGCAGATACTCCAGCCGCAGCTCGCCTATGCCACGCTCGGCCGCCTGCAAGAACAAGCCCACTTCAGCCTTGCGAAAACGATAGATGGACTGCATAGGGTCACCCACCAGAAACAGGGTGCGGCCATCACCCGGCTGCCAGCCGGAGGTCAAAGAAGTCAGCAGATCGATCTGCGTCTGGCTAGTGTCCTGAAACTCATCGACCAACAAATGGCGGATCGAGGCATCGAGCTTGAGGAGCAGCTCGCCAGGGTCATCGGCATCGCCCAGGGCGCGCTGGGCGCGTTGGGCAATCTCGATGAAATCCACTTCGCCGGCCTCGGCGAACACTTTCTGCAACTGCCCCACCGCGAGCGCGAGCGTCACCAATTGCGCGCTCAACACCTCCCATTGCGCCTCAGTGAAACCGGCATCAGGCATATCGCGCAGCGCCGCCAGCCGGCTGATCCAGGCCTCGTCGCCGCTAAAACCCGACAGCCATTGCACAAAGGCTTCCTTGTGCGCGGTCTTGGCAGGAAAACCCAAAGCCTTGGTGACCCCCTTGGGGCTGCGCAGCGTGCCGCTGCCAGTCAGCAGCAAATGGGCGACGGCGCGCCAACGCGGCAGGTCTTGGGCATCGGGAAACAAGGGATCGACCCAGTCGAGCAAGGGGGCCAGCCGCGCATCCTCACCCGCCGACAATTCGGCCGCAGCCATGCGGGCCGGGCCACAAAGGGCCGCGTCGCAACCTGGCGGCATGAGGCCACGCAGGATATCCAACTCTTCGGCCAGGGTTTCGGCCAGGGCTTGCTCCAAGCCCTCACGGTCCAGACCATAGGCCAGCAAAGGCAACCACTGATCCCGCTGGGCCAGCATGCCGGCGATGGCCTGTTCGGCAGCCTGTATGTCCACGTCCAGGTGGGCCAGCAGACTAACGACCGAATCATGCTCATCGGCTAGCGCCAAGGTGGCGCGGGCGGCGGCCTCGTAACAGGCGCGGGCATCATCGGCAATATCAGGCATGCCGCCCAGGCCGGAGAGCCAGGGCATGCCGCGCACCAGGCCGGAACAGAATGAGTCGATGGTGCGGATGGCCAGACGGGCCGGATGCTGTAAGACATGCCAGCCACGCTCGGCATCGCGCGCGAGCGCGGCGCGAGCGAGCCGCCAACTGCGGCGCTCATGCGCGGCCTCGGGCTCCGGCCCCTGCGCACGCGCCAGTTTTTCAAGCACGCGGGCATGCATTTCTGAGGCGGCCTTGCGCGTGAAGGTGATCGCGACGATTTCCTCTGGCCGGTTAACCGTGGCCAGCAGCGCGAGAATACGGTCGGTCAGCAGCTCAGTCTTGCCTGAGCCCGCTGGCGCCTGCACCAGAAAAGAAGTCTGCGGGTCCAGCGCGCGCAGACGCTGGGCATGGTCTTGGGGTTGGCGTTCGCTCATGGTTCAGGCCTCGTCTTCATCCAGATGCAGGCGCAGAAAAGGCATGGCATCGCAGTATTTCAGGTCGTCGCGGCCCCAGGCCACGTTGGCGGCATGGCCGCGCGCATACTCGTCGGCCAGGCTCTCGATGGCGGCGCGCCACCCGGCCAGGATCTGCGCCCAATCGCGGCCCCCAAAGGCTTCGCTTTCGGCCGCCACCCGCAGCCCCTCGATGCCGAGATCCTCTGCGCACAGCCCTTGCGCACCGACATGACGTGCATGAATCTGCGCGAGTATCAGCCCGGCCACCTCCGGGGCGCCCTCACCCAACACCGAGGCATAGAAAGGCAGTTGCAGATTGATGGGCCGCGCACGCGACCAGTCCGCCTCGGGACGCGCCTGCGCCGAACCTGTTTTGTAATCCAGGATGACAGCACGGCCATCGGCCAGCCTGTCCATGCGGTCCAGGCGCAATTTGAGCGCTAAGGCACCGCGCCGCCAAGTGTGCTCGGCCTCGAGTTCGCCAACGGCGAAAGGCAGCCGCTGCGCCTCCAGCGCCATCCAGCGCGCCAGCACGCCGGCGGCGCGCGCGCACTCCAGCGCACGCAGCGCCGGCGCGTAAGCGGCCAGTTCTTGATCCGCCGCCTCTTGAACCGCCTCGTTCAACAGCGTTTGCAAACGGCCTTCGCTCATCGAGAGATGCAAGGACTCCTGATCGGGCAGCATGCGCCAGGCCAGCTCAAGCGCCCGATGCAGAAACTGGCCACGCACATTCTGCGCCGCGGCCTGCGCATACGGCGCCAGTTCGCGGGCGCCCAGCCGATGGCGCACGAAAGCCCATTGCGGGTTGCGTGCCTGGGTGTCGAGCACATCCAGACCGCCGGTACTCAGGCTCGCCGGGTTCAGCGGCGGACCCTGCTCATCCTCTAAGACCTGCTGCGGCCAGCCCGTCTGCGCATCTGCGCCAAGCCGGGCGGTTTCCAGCAAAGGCGCAGCGGCAATCAAGGGGGAAGGACGCAGCTCGCGCTCGCCCTCATGCTCGGCGCAGCTGACGATCATTTCCGGCGCGCAGGTGCGCAGCGCAGCGTAGATGTTCTCAGCCCACTCGCGCTCGCGCTCTGGGGTGGCGCGAGGCGCCCCAGCCTGACGCAGCACCATCAAGGGCAATAGCGGGTTCGGCTTGGGCGAGGCGGGCAAGACCTCGTCGGTCAGGCCAAGCATCCAGACGCCGTCCCAACTGCCGCCTTCGGCTTCGAGCAGGCCCAGCACGTCCAGACGCGCCTGCGGATCACGCTGCGGCTGAAAGCTGCCCGCGCGCGCCGCGCTGCTCAACAGGCGCACTGCCCCACGCCCGTCCAGCGAGCCGACTGCCGGCGCCAGTGCTGCGAAATCGCCCAACA includes:
- a CDS encoding UvrD-helicase domain-containing protein produces the protein MSERQPQDHAQRLRALDPQTSFLVQAPAGSGKTELLTDRILALLATVNRPEEIVAITFTRKAASEMHARVLEKLARAQGPEPEAAHERRSWRLARAALARDAERGWHVLQHPARLAIRTIDSFCSGLVRGMPWLSGLGGMPDIADDARACYEAAARATLALADEHDSVVSLLAHLDVDIQAAEQAIAGMLAQRDQWLPLLAYGLDREGLEQALAETLAEELDILRGLMPPGCDAALCGPARMAAAELSAGEDARLAPLLDWVDPLFPDAQDLPRWRAVAHLLLTGSGTLRSPKGVTKALGFPAKTAHKEAFVQWLSGFSGDEAWISRLAALRDMPDAGFTEAQWEVLSAQLVTLALAVGQLQKVFAEAGEVDFIEIAQRAQRALGDADDPGELLLKLDASIRHLLVDEFQDTSQTQIDLLTSLTSGWQPGDGRTLFLVGDPMQSIYRFRKAEVGLFLQAAERGIGELRLEYLQLTDNFRSQGGVVEWVNRSFADLLPAENDAAAGAIRYSASAAFHPVLPGEAVRFHAAWATDGPASGDAAAEDIAVALARQALAEHRGSAHPVAILVRARAHLGSLSRRLAQEGIPSRAVELVPLRLRPVVADLVQLLRALSHPADRMAWLSVLRAPWCGLTLESLQRLFGADHQAPVPELLRLALAPDAPAILAEDEHRRLSRVAALLLDRGNDSGALPLAAWLQRVWQALGGAALYAGVGAASDAESLFQLVERLAPHGGLDIAVLDTAVARLFAAPDVEGEQGAVEIMTMHKSKGLQFDSVILYGLHRVPRGDQAPLVRFENNLGRVLMGPIKARADAEADPLSRYLGAREARRAAYETDRLLYVAATRARKRLHLIGNLVFDAEKGLRAPAASSLLGRLWNHVQAGEAPEAAPAQAQASGPFWQGEPLRRLDDATVALLAARPGWPAAAAGFLADAEHPAWQLEAGYEAAIGTLAHAWLARIGEEGGQYWDAARLSEHRPAMRRQLTRAGIPDSQADDAADAVLQTLQATLSDGPGIWLLSQSRARREWPLIDATGRVSVIDLALSTEDGWLIVDYKTGQAQPGEGAEHFAQRMRLRHAEQLKRYCAQVTALDGRPARAALYFPRAQAWIEL
- a CDS encoding PD-(D/E)XK nuclease family protein, which gives rise to MPLLSDLPSCDTPGLGDLPCAGTLVLTVNNRLSRRLTLELAAQLRLGRQVSELPRILPLSAWLVSAADELSFTAQAELPAFRLGGFAAQLVWRDAIVREEADRELLDIDQAAKLAMDADMLCDEWRLQIPEAAQTDEYRGFARWRGRYRALLGELDADDANQGYERVLRALRAGELSAPERVVLAGFGEVSPRFARLLAAFEEGGAQLMAWGEARPRLAEPRRVLAADHGAEWRAAAAWAAERLRAHPHGRYAIVSAQLESEAPFARRVLDQALQASGGQDALLFNVAVGRPLIEWPALRAALAWLQALADMAAAGSVAVPVLGAALLAGHCAGDRSERHAAIDARWRRQGRISLNEEAWKQALQYCPRLAQAWEAAMTVWRLGPARAPCDIWMPRIREALKALGFPGERTVDSVGYQLMGALGELLGDFAALAPAVGSLDGRGAVRLLSSAARAGSFQPQRDPQARLDVLGLLEAEGGSWDGVWMLGLTDEVLPASPKPNPLLPLMVLRQAGAPRATPEREREWAENIYAALRTCAPEMIVSCAEHEGERELRPSPLIAAAPLLETARLGADAQTGWPQQVLEDEQGPPLNPASLSTGGLDVLDTQARNPQWAFVRHRLGARELAPYAQAAAQNVRGQFLHRALELAWRMLPDQESLHLSMSEGRLQTLLNEAVQEAADQELAAYAPALRALECARAAGVLARWMALEAQRLPFAVGELEAEHTWRRGALALKLRLDRMDRLADGRAVILDYKTGSAQARPEADWSRARPINLQLPFYASVLGEGAPEVAGLILAQIHARHVGAQGLCAEDLGIEGLRVAAESEAFGGRDWAQILAGWRAAIESLADEYARGHAANVAWGRDDLKYCDAMPFLRLHLDEDEA